The Natranaeroarchaeum aerophilus DNA window GCGCAAACTGCGGGTGCTCGATGTCGGGGCTGGTGTTGGCGGTCCCGCGCTGGGCCTGTGTGACCTGTTGCCCGACGACGCGCTCGTGGAGTATCACGCAGTGGAACCGAGCGAGGCGTCCGACGTGCTGGCGTCGATGCTCGATGAAACTGGTCGAAACGTCCACACGGAGATTCACCGGGAGCGTGCAGAGGCGTTCGAGCCGACTGCGGTTGACGGCGATGACGAGTTCGACCTGGTCGTCTTCGGGAACGTCCTCAGCGAACTGGACGATCCGATAGCGGTTGCCCGGCGGTATCTCGACGTACTCGCGCCAGCGGGGTCGCTACTTGCGCTCGCACCGGCGGACCGGAACACGAGCACCGAACTGCGGGCGGTCGAACGCGCCCTCGCCGACGATCCGTCGGGACCCGGCGCGACGGTCTACTCGCCGACGGTCAGGCTCTGGCCGGGCGAGTCGCCGACCGATCGCGGCTGGTCGTTCGATGTCAAACCGGATCTCGAAGTCCCCGCCTTCCAGCAGCGACTGGAGGACGCCGCGTCAGGGCCGGACCACCATCAGGGGGAGTTCGTCAACGTCGACGTACAGTTCTCCCACTCGATCCTCCGAACTGACGGGAAACGCCGTCTCGACGTGACGCCCAATCCCGATCGGTGGGCGAAGATGGCCGACATGGAAGACCACGTCTCGAACCGGATCGATCTGGTCGCGCTGAAACTCAGTCACTCGCTCTCGGATGGCGGCAATCCACTGTTCAAGATCAGTGATGGCAGCGAGTCAGTTGAACACTACGCCGTCCTGACGCGTGAGACCTCACTCAACAGTGATCTGGCTGACGCCGGGTACGGCGACCTCCTGGCGTTCGAGTCTGTGCTGGCGCTCTGGAACGACGACGAGGGCGCGTACAACCTCGTCGTGGACGAGGAGACGGTTATCGACGCGATGGTTGCGTGATACTCATCAACAAGAATGTTTTGATTCCTGTCGCTATTCGAGGCGTATAACGGCTCGACACCGAGTATGGTGCCCATATTCCAAAGAAGTTATATAGTAGTGCTCGCAAGTCATACGAAAGGAATCACCCGGGATTTTTCCAGGGTTACCTGCCCGGTTAGCAGCCGCCTTCGCACCATGACAGAACAAAACACCCGAACGCGAACCCGATCGAGAGCAGCAGAGCAAGAACAGGAAACCGAAGACGAGGGACTCGCCTGTCCCGAGTGCAGCGGCCAGCTGATCAACGACGAGGAACACGGGGAAACCGTCTGTAACGACTGTGGGCTTGTGGTCGAGGAGGACTCGGTCGACCGCGGCCCCGAGTGGCGCGCGTTCGACGCCCAGGAGAAAAACCAGAAGTCCCGCGTCGGTGCACCGACGACGAACACGATGCACGACAAGGGGCTGTCGACGAACATCGACTGGCGCGACAAGGACGCCTACGGGAACTCGCTTGGCTCCCGCCAGCGCGAGAAGATGCAGCGCCTGCGCAAGTGGAACGAGCGGTTCCGTACCCGCGACAGCAAGGAGCGCAACCTCAAGCAGGCCCTCGGTGAGATCGACCGGATGGCGTCGGCCCTTGGTCTGCCGAGCAACGTCCGCGAGACGGCAAGCGTCATCTACCGCCGCGCGCTCAACGAGGACCTCCTCCCGGGACGTTCGATCGAAGGCGTCTCGACGGCCTGTGTGTACGCCGCCGCGCGACAGGCAGGCGTCCCCCGCAGTCTCGACGAGATTGCGGAAGTGAGCCGCGTCGAGAAAAACGAGGTCGCCCGCACCTACCGTTACGTGGTCCGCGAGCTCGGCCTCGAAGTCCAGCCTGCAGATCCCGAAAGCTACGTCCCCCGCTTCGCGTCGGGACTCGGCCTCTCCGACGAGTCCGAGCACCGCGCCCGCAAACTCCTCCAGAACGCCAAGGAGAAAGGCGTCCACAGCGGCAAGTCGCCGGTCGGCCTCGCCGCCGCTGCGGTCTACGCCGCCGCTCTCCTGACCAACGAGAAGACGACCCAGGCCGCGGTCAGCGAAGTCGCGGATATCTCCGAAGTGACGATCCGCAACCGCTATCACGAGCTCCTCGAAGCCGAGGAGAGCCTCGGTCTCGCCTGATCGGACACCGCTTTTGCTCTGTGAGTGACTTCGTCGCGCTCTGTCGCCGCGCAACGTATGCTTTTTGAGCTAGCCTCACGTTCGCGCAGATATGAACTTCGACACTTTCGTGCTCGCCGCCGCGACGGCAACGCTCGACGACGAGCCGGCGGCACGTGAACACGCCGACGCAATCGAGTTTCGGATGGACCTCGCCGAGGACCCCCTCTCCCAGCTCCGGACGTACGACGGCGAGTTACCGATCATCGCCACGAACCGTGCCGAGTGGGAGGGCGGCGAGGCGTCCAGGCCGGGGCGTCTCGACGCACTCGCAGAGGCCGCGCAGGTGTCGGCAGTCGAGGCGATCGACGTCGAACTTCACACGCTCGAAACGCCGGAAGGTGTCGCGATCGCGGAGAACGTGCGTGCGGCGGAGATCCCGATCATCGCGTCGGTTCACGACTTCGAGCGGACTCCGTCCTCGGCCGACCTCCGCAAACTGCTCCGCCGGGCATCGAAGCACGGTGATATCGGCAAGCTCGCGGTCACCGCACAGACATCACGGGATGTCCTCGATTTGCTCGGTGCGACGCAGGCGATTTCGGCG harbors:
- a CDS encoding small ribosomal subunit Rsm22 family protein, yielding MSDDERTAIRDTAKYMREVRPIDPEEIYEYVESQPHPAVVRQTLREEAFDLGLVETDEGTFVPVDEDPVATGVERVDRFPDEYGTVLEELLVTEYGVDWSEGDSGDALRERIRKLKDAYYRQHPVEYDYEAALGYGIYHLPDYYAVVQYALADLIERRLLPRKLRVLDVGAGVGGPALGLCDLLPDDALVEYHAVEPSEASDVLASMLDETGRNVHTEIHRERAEAFEPTAVDGDDEFDLVVFGNVLSELDDPIAVARRYLDVLAPAGSLLALAPADRNTSTELRAVERALADDPSGPGATVYSPTVRLWPGESPTDRGWSFDVKPDLEVPAFQQRLEDAASGPDHHQGEFVNVDVQFSHSILRTDGKRRLDVTPNPDRWAKMADMEDHVSNRIDLVALKLSHSLSDGGNPLFKISDGSESVEHYAVLTRETSLNSDLADAGYGDLLAFESVLALWNDDEGAYNLVVDEETVIDAMVA
- a CDS encoding transcription initiation factor IIB produces the protein MTEQNTRTRTRSRAAEQEQETEDEGLACPECSGQLINDEEHGETVCNDCGLVVEEDSVDRGPEWRAFDAQEKNQKSRVGAPTTNTMHDKGLSTNIDWRDKDAYGNSLGSRQREKMQRLRKWNERFRTRDSKERNLKQALGEIDRMASALGLPSNVRETASVIYRRALNEDLLPGRSIEGVSTACVYAAARQAGVPRSLDEIAEVSRVEKNEVARTYRYVVRELGLEVQPADPESYVPRFASGLGLSDESEHRARKLLQNAKEKGVHSGKSPVGLAAAAVYAAALLTNEKTTQAAVSEVADISEVTIRNRYHELLEAEESLGLA
- a CDS encoding type I 3-dehydroquinate dehydratase, with the translated sequence MNFDTFVLAAATATLDDEPAAREHADAIEFRMDLAEDPLSQLRTYDGELPIIATNRAEWEGGEASRPGRLDALAEAAQVSAVEAIDVELHTLETPEGVAIAENVRAAEIPIIASVHDFERTPSSADLRKLLRRASKHGDIGKLAVTAQTSRDVLDLLGATQAISATGRTVATMAMGEVGRHSRAVAPLYGSRIGYAPVDPADATAPGQYDLATLRTLVDQLRSE